The window AGATATGTTTGTGAAGCTACATGTCCCATTCTTCCTGGGAAATTTCTATTTGTAGTACTGATGCAGATTTCATCTTTTGCTAACACACCCATGTGAGCACCGCAACATGCTCCACATGTGGGTGGACCAACAGTAACACCTGCATCTAAAAATATTGTTAGTAGTCCATTTTCCATTGCACGTTTGTAAATAGAAATTGAAGCAGGTAAGATTTCAGTTCTAATCTTTACTTTTCTTCCCTTGAGAATTTTAGCGGCTGCTACCAAATCTTCGTATTTTGCACCAGTGCAAGAACCGATGTATGATTTGTCCAACTCTACTGATGGTGCTTCACGCACTATAGAGATATTTTCTGGAGAAAATGGTTTTGCCACAAGAGGTTCCATCTCAGAGCCTTCATACTCGTATACTTTTTCATATTCTGCGTCATTATCTCCATGTACTAGAGAAATGTTAGTAGCCCCTCTACTAGTAAGATAATCAACTACTTTTTGATCAGGTTCAACAATTCCGTTCTTTGCTCCTGCTTCAGTTGTCATGTTACACATTGTCAATCTGCTTTCAACGGACATTTCACTAATTCCAGTTCCACCAAACTGCATTGCTTTGTAAGCTCCACCTTCAGTAGTAATATCACCAATAATCTTTAGGATAAAATCCTTGGCCATTACATGTTCTGGAAGTTTTCCATTTAGCTTAAAGTACAAAGTTTCTGGTACTTTGAACCATATCTGTCCATTTAGTAAAACATAAGCTACATCAGTGTGACCCAACCCACAAGCAAAAGAACC is drawn from Candidatus Nitrosarchaeum limnium SFB1 and contains these coding sequences:
- a CDS encoding 3-isopropylmalate dehydratase → MGQYGICHTLSHEEALVLPGEVYVGGDSHTNTTGALGSFACGLGHTDVAYVLLNGQIWFKVPETLYFKLNGKLPEHVMAKDFILKIIGDITTEGGAYKAMQFGGTGISEMSVESRLTMCNMTTEAGAKNGIVEPDQKVVDYLTSRGATNISLVHGDNDAEYEKVYEYEGSEMEPLVAKPFSPENISIVREAPSVELDKSYIGSCTGAKYEDLVAAAKILKGRKVKIRTEILPASISIYKRAMENGLLTIFLDAGVTVGPPTCGACCGAHMGVLAKDEICISTTNRNFPGRMGHVASQTYLSSPLVAAASAVTGKITDPRDLK